In a genomic window of bacterium:
- a CDS encoding DUF4388 domain-containing protein, with protein sequence MMFPPPLASPSPTGNLSPDWRPILKGKPPAVDGKASRPNRPTWGTLVAGDLGTLGDALIERLGLPEGDRLGLLEVGPTTVTLARGLDDEEGLPRSAPVLRAEIETFPLASVLRSIHVAERSGLLRFRYRDHRKIVYFDRGEVIFASSNQRVDRLGECLLRAGVIDLGQLREAERRFRPADAGDRFGKVLVECSLLSPRELWNGVKYQVAEVVRSLFAYASGTVWFWEGEVEPDNVVRLALETARLVDEGLQRNDELTKFLTVLRDPRVGLARVESFRSDLGGNERALADAIGVGRSFDEVCRVLDFDPASAARSIQLLRLVGAVQLMRLPETSGLLGEYGPEGVDQEALRARVGSLAKLIAELVGVLVESEGDEAAVVDRLDRVLDDATGRFPALLTGVSLTSNGGLDADVLVGRALKLPGNREEQLMGALGELVAYLEFEVKKHPRVEDPDQVLESLRAHRREALS encoded by the coding sequence ATGATGTTTCCCCCTCCTCTCGCTTCGCCCTCACCGACCGGCAACTTGAGCCCCGACTGGCGGCCCATCCTCAAGGGAAAGCCGCCCGCGGTCGATGGAAAAGCGTCGCGGCCGAACCGGCCGACGTGGGGGACGCTTGTGGCCGGAGATCTGGGAACGCTGGGAGATGCGCTGATCGAGCGGCTGGGTCTGCCTGAGGGAGATCGCCTCGGTCTGCTGGAGGTCGGGCCGACGACGGTCACCTTGGCACGGGGGCTCGATGACGAGGAAGGCCTGCCCCGTTCGGCGCCGGTCCTTCGAGCGGAAATCGAGACCTTTCCGCTCGCATCCGTGCTCCGATCGATTCACGTCGCAGAACGCTCCGGCCTGCTGCGCTTCCGATATCGGGACCACCGCAAGATCGTGTACTTCGACCGCGGCGAAGTGATCTTCGCCTCCTCGAATCAGCGGGTGGATCGCCTCGGCGAGTGCCTGCTCCGCGCGGGCGTGATCGATCTGGGGCAGCTGCGCGAAGCCGAGCGGCGGTTTCGGCCCGCCGATGCCGGGGACCGCTTCGGCAAGGTCCTGGTCGAGTGCAGTCTGCTCTCTCCCCGTGAGCTCTGGAATGGGGTGAAGTATCAGGTCGCAGAAGTCGTCCGCTCGCTCTTCGCCTACGCCAGCGGCACCGTCTGGTTCTGGGAGGGCGAGGTCGAGCCTGACAATGTGGTTCGCCTGGCACTCGAGACGGCGCGGCTCGTGGACGAGGGTCTTCAGCGAAACGACGAACTGACCAAGTTCTTGACCGTGCTGCGAGATCCTCGCGTGGGCCTGGCCCGGGTCGAGAGCTTCCGATCGGATCTCGGCGGGAACGAGCGGGCCTTGGCCGATGCCATCGGCGTCGGCCGCTCGTTCGACGAGGTGTGCCGGGTGTTGGATTTCGATCCCGCCTCAGCCGCTCGGAGTATTCAGCTGCTTCGTCTGGTCGGTGCCGTACAGCTGATGCGGCTGCCGGAGACCAGCGGCCTGCTCGGGGAGTATGGCCCGGAAGGTGTCGATCAGGAAGCGTTGCGCGCGCGGGTCGGTTCCCTTGCGAAGCTGATCGCCGAGCTGGTGGGCGTGCTCGTGGAGAGTGAAGGCGATGAAGCCGCGGTCGTGGATCGGCTCGACCGGGTGCTCGACGACGCGACGGGCCGTTTTCCGGCACTGCTTACCGGCGTGAGCCTGACTTCGAATGGCGGGCTGGACGCGGACGTCCTGGTCGGGCGTGCACTCAAACTGCCTGGAAACCGGGAGGAGCAGCTGATGGGCGCGCTCGGGGAGTTGGTTGCCTACCTGGAGTTCGAGGTGAAGAAACACCCGAGAGTGGAAGACCCGGATCAGGTCCTCGAATCCCTGCGGGCCCATCGCCGAGAGGCGCTTTCGTAG
- the rlmB gene encoding 23S rRNA (guanosine(2251)-2'-O)-methyltransferase RlmB — protein sequence MEWLTGVHSVLEALRAGRRELRRLELKPGREERRELAEIRRLAEERKLPVADLRSQGGGRDESQGVRLEAGALPEHDLEPLLAEARAESPWLVALDGVEDPHNVGAVARVAEACGCSGLLLTRRHAPALTPAVSRASAGAIEHLPVGRVPNLKRALEALREHGYWSIGADADGASLYEMDARSWEGPLVYVLGAEDRGLRQGVRDAVDFRVGIPMLGKVESLNVSTAAAVLLFEGVRRAGAAKAFGFASD from the coding sequence ATGGAGTGGCTGACCGGGGTCCATTCCGTGTTGGAGGCTCTGCGGGCAGGTCGGAGGGAACTCCGGCGGCTCGAGCTCAAGCCCGGGCGTGAGGAGCGGCGCGAACTGGCAGAAATCCGACGGCTTGCCGAGGAGCGGAAGCTCCCCGTGGCCGACCTGCGTTCGCAGGGCGGTGGCCGGGACGAGAGCCAGGGCGTTCGGCTCGAGGCCGGGGCGCTTCCCGAGCACGATCTGGAGCCGTTGCTCGCCGAGGCCCGCGCGGAGAGCCCGTGGTTGGTCGCACTCGACGGGGTCGAGGATCCGCACAATGTCGGCGCCGTGGCCCGGGTGGCCGAGGCGTGTGGCTGCTCCGGCCTGCTTCTGACGCGCCGCCACGCGCCAGCCCTGACCCCGGCGGTCTCCCGGGCGAGTGCCGGCGCGATCGAACATCTCCCCGTGGGGCGTGTTCCCAACCTCAAGCGGGCACTCGAGGCGCTGCGCGAGCATGGCTACTGGTCGATCGGCGCCGATGCGGACGGTGCCTCTCTCTATGAGATGGACGCCCGTAGCTGGGAGGGCCCGCTCGTCTACGTGCTTGGAGCGGAGGACCGGGGCCTCCGGCAGGGTGTGCGCGATGCGGTGGATTTCCGGGTGGGAATTCCCATGCTCGGCAAGGTCGAATCCCTGAATGTCTCGACGGCCGCCGCAGTTCTGCTCTTCGAGGGGGTCCGACGGGCCGGGGCTGCCAAGGCGTTCGGGTTCGCTAGCGACTAG
- a CDS encoding TetR/AcrR family transcriptional regulator — MATSPSRRHLRKKPIQARSRQTVKSILEAADRVLRRDGYDAASTNRIAQIAGYSVGSLYQYFADKESVVRTLIDQSLAVEDELVGDCLAKGAGEPLGQALGALVEFLLQSRWTDAHVHRTLESECGELYGQSALARVLEAQSVFPTALQQLAVKHWPGLRRDDVGAALWVLMAATQAVTFQAAVNPQPDVTLASLVQHVGEAWNRALKAPASEHPLVEELAPLWQQDSNSSPVNALAAAHRLAELRALLLRSSSLSDPARFAPAAFALACLPSLAALPASARPGVSDEALDRELRVFASALLETCLPPAD; from the coding sequence TTGGCCACATCTCCGTCCCGTAGGCATCTCCGCAAGAAGCCGATTCAGGCTCGCTCGCGGCAAACCGTCAAATCGATTCTCGAGGCGGCCGATCGTGTCCTCCGTCGGGACGGCTATGACGCGGCCTCGACGAATCGAATCGCGCAGATCGCGGGCTACAGCGTGGGCTCGCTCTACCAGTATTTCGCGGACAAGGAATCGGTGGTCCGGACACTGATCGATCAGAGCCTCGCTGTCGAGGACGAGCTGGTCGGGGATTGCCTGGCCAAGGGGGCGGGCGAGCCGCTTGGCCAGGCGCTTGGAGCCCTCGTGGAATTCCTCCTGCAGAGCCGGTGGACGGACGCGCACGTGCATCGCACCCTTGAGAGCGAGTGCGGTGAGCTGTATGGCCAATCGGCGCTGGCCCGGGTCCTCGAGGCTCAATCGGTTTTCCCGACGGCCCTTCAGCAGCTGGCGGTCAAGCATTGGCCCGGACTGCGTCGCGATGATGTGGGCGCCGCGTTGTGGGTGCTGATGGCGGCTACGCAAGCGGTGACGTTCCAGGCGGCGGTGAATCCGCAACCGGATGTGACATTGGCGAGCCTGGTCCAGCACGTTGGCGAGGCCTGGAACCGCGCGCTCAAGGCGCCCGCGAGCGAGCATCCCCTCGTGGAGGAGCTGGCGCCGCTGTGGCAACAGGACTCGAATTCGTCCCCCGTCAACGCCTTGGCGGCCGCTCACCGGCTCGCCGAACTCCGGGCGCTTCTTCTCCGCTCCTCTTCCCTGAGCGATCCGGCTCGCTTTGCCCCGGCGGCATTCGCGTTGGCCTGTCTACCGTCCTTGGCCGCTCTGCCCGCATCGGCGCGGCCTGGCGTGAGCGATGAGGCACTCGATCGGGAGCTTCGGGTCTTCGCCTCGGCTCTCTTGGAGACTTGTCTACCGCCGGCCGACTGA
- the tuf gene encoding elongation factor Tu (EF-Tu; promotes GTP-dependent binding of aminoacyl-tRNA to the A-site of ribosomes during protein biosynthesis; when the tRNA anticodon matches the mRNA codon, GTP hydrolysis results; the inactive EF-Tu-GDP leaves the ribosome and release of GDP is promoted by elongation factor Ts; many prokaryotes have two copies of the gene encoding EF-Tu), which translates to MAKEKFERNKPHVNVGTIGHVDHGKTTLTAAITARQAHKGLAEPVA; encoded by the coding sequence ATGGCCAAGGAGAAGTTCGAACGCAACAAGCCCCACGTCAACGTGGGGACGATCGGGCATGTGGACCATGGGAAGACGACGCTGACGGCGGCGATCACGGCGCGACAAGCGCATAAGGGTCTTGCCGAGCCGGTGGCGT
- a CDS encoding TrkH family potassium uptake protein: MNLLLDLEILGWLLVGLAGLLGIPTLAALAAGEPFSPYLLSAITAAVLGLPLAISARAPNRRMRNRDAFLVVAGGWLVASTFGALPYMLSGVLGPVDALFESSAGFTTTGSTVMTDLESAPRALHLWRSLSQWIGGMGIIVFAVAILPLLGIGGMQMFKAEVPGPITDKLTPRVANTARRLWLIYVGLTGVAFLALWAAGMGPFDALCHALTTLSTGGFSTRSASLGAFSPLIQWLVVFFMFAAGINSVLHHQLLMGRFRQVFRDSELRFYVATAAAWIGVVAVGLASAGETAPLRDAAFQVVSLLTTTGYGTADYELWPALPQLLLVPLLALGGMAGSTSGGLKLMRVVLGLRSFQVALRRIIHPHAVHTVRFNDRAIADDVIAGVGVFFIAYLLLTFLGSLVVGSAGYDVMTAVSTSLTAVSNVGPGFGAVGPAGNFAHLPAYVKLSLCLLMVAGRLEIFTLMVIFSPAFWRR, encoded by the coding sequence GTGAACCTGCTCCTGGATCTGGAGATCCTGGGCTGGCTACTGGTAGGGCTGGCCGGGCTGCTCGGCATTCCAACGCTCGCGGCTCTGGCAGCGGGTGAACCCTTCTCGCCCTATCTGCTGAGCGCGATCACCGCAGCGGTGCTCGGCCTGCCTCTGGCGATCTCCGCACGGGCACCCAATCGGCGCATGCGCAATCGCGATGCCTTCCTGGTCGTGGCAGGAGGCTGGTTGGTCGCTTCGACTTTCGGCGCGCTCCCCTACATGTTGTCGGGCGTGCTCGGCCCGGTCGACGCGCTCTTCGAATCCTCCGCAGGTTTCACGACCACAGGCTCCACCGTGATGACCGATCTGGAGAGCGCTCCGCGGGCCCTTCATCTGTGGCGCTCGCTCAGTCAGTGGATCGGCGGCATGGGCATCATCGTATTCGCGGTCGCCATCCTCCCGCTGCTCGGCATTGGCGGCATGCAGATGTTCAAGGCGGAGGTTCCCGGCCCGATCACCGACAAGCTCACGCCCCGGGTCGCCAATACCGCGCGTCGGCTCTGGCTGATCTACGTGGGTCTTACCGGGGTCGCCTTCCTGGCCCTGTGGGCTGCGGGGATGGGGCCCTTCGATGCGCTCTGTCATGCCCTGACGACGCTTTCCACCGGCGGTTTCTCGACCAGGTCGGCCTCTCTCGGCGCGTTCTCGCCGCTCATTCAGTGGCTGGTCGTCTTCTTCATGTTTGCCGCCGGAATAAACTCCGTGCTCCACCATCAGCTGCTGATGGGGCGCTTCCGGCAGGTCTTCCGGGATTCGGAGTTGCGCTTCTATGTGGCGACTGCGGCCGCGTGGATCGGCGTCGTGGCGGTGGGGCTGGCTTCCGCGGGGGAAACTGCACCACTCCGGGATGCGGCCTTCCAGGTGGTCTCGTTGTTGACGACCACCGGCTACGGCACCGCCGACTACGAATTGTGGCCCGCGCTCCCACAACTGCTGCTCGTTCCGCTCCTGGCGCTCGGCGGCATGGCCGGGTCGACGTCGGGTGGGTTGAAGTTGATGCGTGTCGTGCTCGGCTTGCGCTCGTTCCAGGTCGCGCTGCGACGGATCATCCACCCCCATGCGGTTCACACCGTGCGCTTCAATGATCGGGCGATCGCCGACGATGTGATCGCCGGCGTGGGCGTGTTCTTCATCGCCTACTTGTTGCTGACGTTCCTGGGCTCCCTGGTCGTCGGCTCCGCGGGCTACGACGTGATGACGGCCGTGTCCACTTCGCTCACCGCGGTCTCGAATGTCGGGCCGGGTTTCGGCGCGGTGGGGCCCGCCGGCAACTTCGCGCATCTCCCTGCCTATGTGAAGCTAAGCCTCTGCCTTTTGATGGTTGCCGGACGGCTCGAGATCTTCACGCTGATGGTGATCTTCTCTCCCGCGTTCTGGCGCAGGTAG
- a CDS encoding Hsp20/alpha crystallin family protein: MMRTVSLPTRFDRWFSELDGALQSAAPSEFFTPAIDMLEHADRYEILADLPGVKQGEVDVAFNEGTLTIRGERSVPEISGGEASEGEASERRLVRAERRSGKFARAVVFREEVDVEKIEATFKDGVLCVRVPKIERRKPRQIPVAVH, translated from the coding sequence ATGATGCGAACCGTTTCCCTTCCCACGAGATTCGATCGTTGGTTCAGTGAGCTCGATGGAGCGCTGCAGAGCGCGGCCCCCAGCGAGTTCTTCACACCTGCGATCGATATGTTGGAGCACGCCGATCGATACGAGATCCTGGCCGATCTCCCCGGCGTGAAGCAGGGAGAGGTGGACGTGGCCTTCAACGAAGGCACGCTCACGATTCGGGGTGAGCGCTCCGTACCCGAAATTTCCGGAGGCGAGGCTTCAGAAGGCGAGGCCTCCGAAAGGCGGCTGGTCCGTGCCGAGCGCCGCAGCGGCAAGTTTGCCCGCGCCGTCGTCTTCCGCGAGGAGGTCGACGTCGAGAAGATCGAAGCGACGTTCAAGGATGGCGTCCTCTGCGTCCGCGTCCCCAAGATCGAGCGTCGCAAGCCGCGTCAGATTCCCGTCGCCGTGCACTGA